cagcagcagtcaggtGAGGGAACATCCCCACCTCCAGCGCCAGTGGctgagcagcagaaagctgccagcaggagcacagccccGTTCCGTTCTGTGTGTTATGGGATGGGAGGCAAGAGCCTGCAGACTTCCTTTCCAAAGCCTGTGCCCAGGTACACACGGGGAATGCATTTGGCTGCCACAACAAAGCTgactttttggtttgtttttttcagattgtAGCAGTAAGGACAGGTGCTCCTGTAGGACATCTCACATCTCCATGCAGCTGCCACGTCCCCATCACCGCTCGGCCGCTTCCCCACGCACATCGCCTCCCAGCATGGGAGCTGCTGAGGAGCTGGGCTCTGTTTGTGAACGGTCAGTGTGCACCTGCACAGTTTTCGGGAGCAGCCGTGGTGGTGCCTCGGGAGCTGTGCACAAAGCTGGGGTCCCTCACTCAGCCCCAACTCCTCCCACACGCACTGcctgacagatggacacagaGCAGAGTGCCACTCCCGTCCCAGCGCCGAGCTCTGCGCTCACAGGGCTCCTTGCTGGCACCCACACTGCTCGCTGCAaggaacatttatttttaggcTGCTGACCGCCATTGAGACGTGCTTGGACTGCTTTCAGCCTGACTCACCGcggagctgctgtgctcctgtggcCAAGTTCTTTCCCCACCCAAAAGTGGAGGAAAAcggaacaaaataaaatgcaaagacCTGGACTGGGCCCAAGGCCTCGAGAGtgccccctgccctgctgcgccctgccctgctctgccactcgctgtatggggctctgggACCAGGCAGCATGGCTCTCACTGCTGAGACAGCAGCTTAGGGCAGGCAGGGCAACAGCTGCAAGTGGGCACAGCTCTGAGTTGTCTGGAAAGAGAGCAGCAACGGAACAGAATTTAAATACTCAAACACTCAGAAACTAAAGCCGCCCATCATCCTCAGTCCCATTAGAGCAGCAATGCCACACCGCTGCCAAAGGGACTGCCTGGCTCTGGGCTGGTGCAGGGAGTCAGAATTTGATGCTTTGCTTTCCCCGAGCTGCTCCCCACACCAggaggcacagggctgcccatcctgcagcacagcagcggCACAGCACCAGTTCCTCTCCATGGTCTTCAGCTCTGAGCCTACCATGGCCTCCGTGCTCCTGGCAAGCACCTCACCACGTCCCTGtggctctgcaggagctgaagagcagagctgctgccttatgtgtctcctctgcagtgctttgcaggagGTGATCGGGCAGAGCCAGCTCCTTGTtgctcctcttctcttccagcACTGTGAGCACAAGGACCAGGAGGCCCATAACTGCACGCTCTGCTCTCAGAAATAACCACCTGAAGTTAGGCAAACCTTTACTTGCATCTCAAAGCTAGATTCAGCAAGAGGAGGCAGGAATAAAGAAATGCATCGCTTTTGTTCTTACTTGAGAATTTCCTCCATGCATCATTGGGAGCCCTACTGGTGTTCTGCAGCCAGGTctggcagcacagagaaagctgcctgcacacagcacagctcgtGCAAGGCCTGCCTGTCCCACTGCCCAGCCCTACTCCCTCCTCCTGGCCTTAGTCACAGGGGGAAGCAGCCACTTACCCAACCTTGCTGCTAGCTCAGTCTCTCCACCTCTTTGCATACCTCCTTTGGTGCACATCCTTGGTGCCAGCCCAAACAGACGGGAGATGTAAATGGGCACAGCTATTCATGCCAAAACGTAAACCCCcggggagctgcagagcaggcaaGGAAGTCACATATGCAAAGGTGGCTCCACAGGGAGCCTGGGCAGCACCCAGCTTCAACACATCTCCCCCAGGCCTGGGTCTGGTCTGGCACCGACTGGCAGATCACTGATCACAGAAGATGTATGACAACAAAATTTCCTGCTGAGAAATGTCACAACTATATTTTATTTGCAATCTCAACAGAGCACAGCATACCCTATGCTGAGTGCGGTGTCGGGCTGCCCGCCGCCAGCTGACCCTACCTCTGTCCTGCTGGACACGAATTGTCAACAGACTCTTTCAGAGGGACACCCTCAGCTGCTGTGTGTTCTGTCACCTGAACAAAGCTATCTAAAGAATAAAGcagtgcatgctgctgctgttctcccaCGCAGCTTTCCCCCAGTTCCAATGCCAGAGCTCTCCCCAGCAGTTCATTTGCCTGTGCTTTTCAGCCTGCCCAACACCTGCACTACTTTTGCCATCAGCATCTCTCGGAAGTGGTCCCCCATTAGGAAGTAGAACACGGGGTTAATGGCACTGTTGAGGAAGGCGATGGGCCGGGTGACGATGTAGGCAGTGTTGATGGCGCTCTGGGTGCACACGGACATGTTGAGGGCTGGGATGCGGGAGGCGAGGCGGACATTGCGCATCACATGGTATGGGGTGAAGAGCAGCGAGAAGGTGGTGACAGCCAGCACCACCAGGGTGAGCGGCCTCTCGAGAGCcaggacagagctgctctgaTCCTTCCAGGtcttcagaaaaagcagcatcttCACGTAGAAGAAGCACATGACAGCGAGGGGAATGAGGAACCCAAAGAGCGTCAGGAGCAGACTATAGATGAGGCTTTTCTCCGGGTCCCCAGAACTCGCGTAGTCAAGGCACGTGAAGTTATTGGCCGGCGACACCGTCTCCAGGAAGAACGTCAGCGGCAGCAGCTCCAGTATCACCAGAACCCAGACAGCAATGCACACAATGAAGGCTgtcttcctcttctgcagagcGTGATCTCTGAAAGGATATCTCATGAGCATGTACCGGTCGATGCTGATGACGGTAAGGAAGAGGATGCTGGTGTACAGGTTGACGTGCAGCAGGAACCTGTTGCTATGGCACAGGATGCTCGAACCTATCCATTGGCCTCGGGAGTAGCTGCTCACCAGGACCGGTAAAGTGCACAGGAACAGCAAATCTGACAGCGACAAATTGAACAGGTAAATATTGCCGCTTTTCCACTCCTTCAGGCAGAAGATGTAACCAAGCACAACAACGCTGTTCCCAATGGCACCCAAAGCAAACTCCAGGCTATACATGGTGGAGAGGTAAGCCTTCTCCAGGGCTGCTCCCACCTCCTGGCAGCCGTCTGTCCCGTTCACAGCCTGCAAAGGcagaatgaaaaagcaaaaatcagcaCAATCCATCATGTTGCCATTGTTGTATTGTTGCTGCAATAAGTCAACATGGCACACTGCTTCCTTCCCTACGGCCCAGGTAGCAAGTAGGTGCATGAAGATCACACCTTGCTTGCACAAGgtttctgctctcagctgctggcaggggcAGTGAGGAGCAAACACCCAGGAGAGCACGCAGCCAGGGGCGCCCTGCAGCGCGGCCGGGCAGTGacaccctgcaggcagcagccgcTTGCGGCCCTCAGCTCCCTTACACAACTTCCGCCCGCGCTGCCCTGGCAGTGCAGCATCAGCCCCTTTCCAGAAAGAtgagctcagcagcactgtcGCACTGACGGCATTTCTCAGAACTCTTTAAGAACTTACCAGACAGCTTCTATTGAATGGATGGAGCCATTCATGGTGTGTTCACGTTTCTGCTGGCACCCCAGCACCAGGATGGCACAGAAGCGGTGCAGGTGGAGCACATCCCCTGCTCCTGCACATTCTGGGGTAGGAGGGCTGAGCATCCCTACGGAACAGAGGGCTGCCCCGGGGCTCTGCGGCATGGTGGTGAGGAGCAAGCGTTCCTGGGGAGCTGCACCTCACAGGAGGCTGCTTGGGGAGAAACCTTGCTTTTGTCCTGGGGTTTGGATAtgtaaatgcttttgtttcaaagaaatcaagcagaggcACAGGTGCTCAGCCCTCCTCCTCAGAGAAACCACCCACCTGCTGCTGAGCATCCCCAGGGGCACTGAGCACCAGAGAGAGCAACCTGGTCAGAGCACAGGGGAAGACCGAGTGCTAGGAAAGTAGAACATGGGCTACAACTGATATCAAGTTAAGGTTCAGCTCTGAAAGGACATCAATGTGACTGCCACAAAGTCTGCATCAGACTGGATAAGGACACGATTTGCAGAGATCACAacttctcagagctgctctggtgCCTGAAGCACG
Above is a window of Gallus gallus isolate bGalGal1 chromosome 9, bGalGal1.mat.broiler.GRCg7b, whole genome shotgun sequence DNA encoding:
- the SUCNR1 gene encoding succinate receptor 1 isoform X2, which gives rise to MYSLEFALGAIGNSVVVLGYIFCLKEWKSGNIYLFNLSLSDLLFLCTLPVLVSSYSRGQWIGSSILCHSNRFLLHVNLYTSILFLTVISIDRYMLMRYPFRDHALQKRKTAFIVCIAVWVLVILELLPLTFFLETVSPANNFTCLDYASSGDPEKSLIYSLLLTLFGFLIPLAVMCFFYVKMLLFLKTWKDQSSSVLALERPLTLVVLAVTTFSLLFTPYHVMRNVRLASRIPALNMSVCTQSAINTAYIVTRPIAFLNSAINPVFYFLMGDHFREMLMAKVVQVLGRLKSTGK
- the SUCNR1 gene encoding succinate receptor 1 isoform X1, with the translated sequence MAVNGTDGCQEVGAALEKAYLSTMYSLEFALGAIGNSVVVLGYIFCLKEWKSGNIYLFNLSLSDLLFLCTLPVLVSSYSRGQWIGSSILCHSNRFLLHVNLYTSILFLTVISIDRYMLMRYPFRDHALQKRKTAFIVCIAVWVLVILELLPLTFFLETVSPANNFTCLDYASSGDPEKSLIYSLLLTLFGFLIPLAVMCFFYVKMLLFLKTWKDQSSSVLALERPLTLVVLAVTTFSLLFTPYHVMRNVRLASRIPALNMSVCTQSAINTAYIVTRPIAFLNSAINPVFYFLMGDHFREMLMAKVVQVLGRLKSTGK